A window of the Paralichthys olivaceus isolate ysfri-2021 chromosome 5, ASM2471397v2, whole genome shotgun sequence genome harbors these coding sequences:
- the LOC138407777 gene encoding cilia- and flagella-associated protein 45-like yields MIKVAAVAKDNNAQIQEKTLIQAKLLERDKHLDKIMNVAIQKTKEVEEKNEKIQKQHVDKIKQNNYEHILQHQINKDLQETKFQLENDKHQEIYDRMKQEDLNVVKEKMKKKQRLGEEMRQIIKEKMEAKERSKEVEKLADMKIVSQGMENLKQLSKRAAPNPKLIELSKKQDLVFAKLEAHNKQKDFKLKEQELSLKRAEETKERELIMKQKDLAEKRAHSNAMLRACLSAQVLFKSQLKKTQADQERAKDKRYIKADQELSKRAAPNPKLIELSKKQDLVFAKLEAHNKQKDFKLKEQELSLKRAEETKERELIMKQKDLAEKRAHSNAMLRACLSAQVLFKSQLKKTQADQERTKDKRYIKADQEEFIKMKKKKLNEENLRNLDILKQQMMNRQLLANARCRKQSEEAKQFIEREQESLMHLNEYKEKVLMDARASGVPEEQLIVFNRNATSLIKKENHCLNLSGGNQ; encoded by the coding sequence ATGATTAAGGTTGCTGCAGTTGCCAAGGATAATAATGCCCAGATCCAGGAGAAAACACTGATCCAGGCGAAGTTGTTAGAGAGGGACAAGCATTTAGATAAAATTATGAATGTGGCAATACAGAAGACCAAAGAGGTTGAGGAAAAGAATGAGAAAATTCAGAAACAACATGTGGACAagataaagcaaaacaattaCGAGCACATACTGCAACATCAGATAAATAAGGACCTGCAAGAAACCAAGTTCCAACTAGAGAACGATAAGCATCAAGAGATTTATGACAGAATGAAGCAGGAAGATCTCAATGTTGTGaaggagaagatgaagaagaagcagcgTTTAGGAGAGGAAATGAGGCAAATCATTAAAGAGAAGATGGAGGCCAAGGAGCGAAGTAAAGAGGTGGAGAAGCTCGCTGACATGAAAATAGTTTCCCAAGGGATGGAGAACTTGAAGCAACTATCAAAGAGGGCTGCACCTAATCCAAAGCTGATAGAATTGAGCAAGAAACAAGATTTGGTGTTTGCCAAACTGGAAGCCCATAATAAGCAAAAGGATTTCAAGTTAAAGGAGCAGGAACTTAGCCTCAAAAGAGCTGAAGAAACTAAAGAGAGAGAATTGATCATGAAGCAGAAAGATTTGGCTGAAAAGCGAGCCCATTCCAATGCAATGTTGAGGGCATGTTTATCAGCACAGGTTCTTTTTAAAAGCCAACTCAAGAAAACGCAGGCTGACCAGGAGAGGGCTAAAGATAAGAGGTACATTAAGGCTGATCAGGAACTATCAAAGAGGGCTGCACCTAATCCAAAGCTGATAGAATTGAGCAAGAAACAAGATTTGGTGTTTGCCAAACTGGAAGCCCATAATAAGCAAAAGGATTTCAAGTTAAAGGAGCAGGAACTTAGCCTCAAAAGAGCTGAAGAAACTAAAGAGAGAGAATTGATCATGAAGCAGAAAGATTTGGCTGAAAAGCGAGCCCATTCCAATGCAATGTTGAGGGCATGTTTATCAGCACAGGTTCTTTTTAAAAGCCAACTCAAGAAAACGCAGGCTGACCAGGAGAGGACTAAAGATAAGAGGTACATTAAGGCTGATCAGGAGGAATTCatcaagatgaagaagaagaagctgaatgAGGAAAATCTGCGTAATTTAGACATCCTCAAACAACAGATGATGAATCGTCAGCTCTTAGCCAATGCTAGGTGCAGAAAGCAATCAGAGGAGGCCAAACAGTTCATagaaagagagcaggagagctTAATGCACCTTAATGAGTACAAAGAGAAGGTGTTGATGGACGCCAGGGCTTCAGGGGTCCCTGAAGAGCAGTTAATTGTTTTCAATAGAAACGCAACTTCCctcataaagaaagaaaaccattGCCTGAACCTATCTGGAGGAAATCAGTAG